A section of the Telopea speciosissima isolate NSW1024214 ecotype Mountain lineage chromosome 3, Tspe_v1, whole genome shotgun sequence genome encodes:
- the LOC122655606 gene encoding ATP synthase subunit gamma, mitochondrial: protein MAMAALRREGRRFAPLMSHNPINAVRSSLISEELAPQGARSISTQVVRNRMKSVKNIQKITKAMKMVAASKLRAIQTRAENSRGLWQPFSALLGDTPSVDVKKNVIVTVSSDKGLCGGINSTSVKISRALHKLNAGPEKEAKYVVVGEKAKAQLIRDSRKDIELSITELQKNPLNYTQVAVLADDILKNVEYDALRIVFNKFHSVVQYYPTIATVLSPEVVEREAESGGKLGELDSYEIEGGETKAEVLQNLTEFQFGCVLYNAILENATSEQGARMSAMDSSSRNAGDMLDRLTLTYNRTRQASITTELIEIISGASALEG from the exons ATGGCGATGGCTGCGTTGAGGAGAGAAGGAAGGCGATTTGCCCCTCTCATGTCTCATAATCCCATTAATGCGGTTCGATCTTCGCTTATCAGCGA GGAGTTGGCTCCTCAGGGCGCACGTTCTATCTCAACTCAAGTTG TCAGAAACCGGATGAAGAGTGTTAAAAATATTCAGAAGATCACAAAAGCAATGAAGATGGTTGCAGCTTCAAAGCTACGAGCAATTCAAACCAGAGCAGAAAATTCACGTGGCCTGTGGCAGCCATTTAGTGCACTTCTTGGGGATACTCCTA GTGTTGATGTCAAGAAGAATGTTATTGTTACTGTTTCATCTGACAAAGGTCTATGTGGTGGAATCAATTCTACATCAGTCAAGATCAGCCGAGCTCTTCATAAGTTGAACGCTG GTCCGGAGAAAGAAGCAAAGTATGTTGTTGTGGGAGAAAAGGCAAAGGCTCAACTTATCCGTGACTcaaggaaggacattgagttATCTATAACCGAGTTGCAGAAGAATCCTCTGAACTATACTCAG GTTGCTGTACTTGCTGATGATATCCTAAAGAATGTTGAATATGATGCTTTGAGAATTGTTTTCAACAAGTTCCACTCAGTTGTTCAATATTATCCAACAATTGCAACTGTATTATCCCCTGAG GTTGTGGAGAGAGAGGCTGAATCTGGTGGAAAGCTTGGTGAGTTGGATTCTTATGAAATAGAAGGTGGGGAGACCAAAGCAGAAGTGCTTCAGAACCTGACAGAGTTCCAGTTTGGTTGT GTTCTTTACAATGCAATATTGGAGAATGCAACCAGTGAGCAAGGGGCTAGGATGTCTGCCATGGATAGTTCCAGCAGAAATGCTGGTGACATGCTTGACCGCCTCACTCTTACTTATAacag AACCCGTCAAGCATCAATCACTACTGAGCTTATTGAGATTATATCTGGAGCTTCAGCACTGGAAGGTTAA
- the LOC122655604 gene encoding respiratory burst oxidase homolog protein A-like, whose product MEPKMSPQTTLQSSPSSSSSPSPSSSSPCSSSSSSSYVDGDRIDTFPFLSPNRNESQLAGNWVPTVAGFAIERLRFIDRMANSRNDWKDMEERFDRLASTTTGPIPFVNRSDFAFCIGMEDTPEFAEELLEALEGRSRNRDNLQLEITKAQLHDYWCRITDPSFNSRIRIFFDLCDRNMDGKITEIEIKEIILLSASTNKLSMTQEDAEDYSTLIMEEFDISKRGFIELSQLERIFFKESQLAVSIQSNSEEQNQENCQTRTPWINEEIYLRNYWRRAWIIGLWLSICITLFTWKFIQYQHRKAFQCTGYCLSTAKGAAETLKFNMALILLPVCRNTVTWLRMNRWINSVVPFNDNINFHKLIAGGIVVGVILHAGAHLACDFPRIAGCNPSVFRRTIAGGFGNHQPSYVEILGTTEVITGITMVVLMAIAFTLATPLPRRRPLSLPWPLRRVTGFNTFWYSHHLFIIVYALLLVHSIFLFLTHDARQKTTWMYIAFPVLLYLWERIFRAIRSGLYHVETLEAKTYPGKVLSLKLSKPEDFNYRSGMYIFIQCPQISPFEWHPFSLTSAPEDNYLNVHIRTQGDWSYQMYSLFQEALAPVGSGFPKIYIDGPYGAASQDHIKYDVIVLIGLGIGATPFISILKDVVHGLTKPYIDYGDGGESGITNRKQGPSKAYLYWVTREQSSFDWFRDVIKEVSYANRKQAVVEMHNFLTSVYEDGDARSALISAIQALYHAKTGIDIVSGTPVRTHFARPNWTKVFSNFASTHEGARIGVFYCGHLTLARELERLCTKLTTKTTTRFVFHKENY is encoded by the exons ATGGAACCAAAAATGTCTCCCCAAACAACCCTTCAATCCtccccctcttcctcttcctcaccttctccttcttcttcttcgccatgctcttcttcatcatcttcttcttacgTCGATGGAGATAGAATCGACACATTTCCCTTCCTATCTCCGAACCGGAACGAGTCACAACTCGCCGGAAATTGGGTTCCCACAGTCGCCGGGTTCGCTATCGAACGGCTGAGATTTATCGACCGCATGGCAAACAGTAGAAATGACTGGAAAGACATGGAAGAACGGTTCGACCGACTAGCTTCCACTACTACCGGTCCAATTCCGTTTGTGAACCGCTCGGATTTCGCTTTCTGTATCG GAATGGAAGACACACCAGAATTTGCAGAGGAGCTTCTAGAAGCATTAGAAGGGAGAAGCAGAAACAGAGATAATCTGCAATTGGAAATCACTAAAGCCCAACTCCATGACTACTGGTGTCGGATCACCGACCCGAGTTTCAATTCCAGGATCCGAATTTTCTTCGACTT GTGTGACAGAAATATGGATGGGAAAATTACTGAGATTGAAATCAAGGAG ATTATCCTGTTGAGTGCTTCTACAAATAAGTTGTCCATGACACAGGAAGATGCAGAAGATTACTCTACTTTAATCATGGAAGAGTTTGACATCTCCAAACGTGGCTTTATtgag CTATCTCAACTAGAAAGAATCTTCTTCAAAGAATCTCAACTTGCAGTCTCAATCCAATCCAATTCTGAAGAACAAAACCAGGAGAATTGTCAAACAAGAACACCATGGATTAATGAAGAAATCTATCTTAGAAATTACTGGAGAAGAGCATGGATAATTGGGTTATGGTTAAGCATTTGTATTACACTCTTCACATGGAAGTTCATACAATACCAACACAGGAAAGCATTTCAGTGCACAGGTTACTGTCTTTCCACAGCCAAAGGTGCAGCAGAGACTCTCAAGTTCAATATGGCTCTAATTCTTCTCCCAGTTTGCCGAAATACGGTGACGTGGCTTCGCATGAACCGTTGGATTAACTCTGTTGTTCCCTTCAATGACAATATCAACTTTCACAAG CTTATTGCAGGAGGAATAGTGGTTGGTGTGATACTCCATGCAGGTGCTCATCTAGCTTGTGATTTTCCGAGGATTGCCGGTTGTAATCCTTCAGTTTTCCGGCGAACGATTGCCGGAGGGTTTGGGAATCATCAACCATCTTATGTTGAGATACTTGGTACCACGGAGGTTATTACTGGGATTACAATGGTGGTTCTTATGGCCATTGCATTCACTCTAGCAACCCCATTGCCCCGGCGACGACCTTTGTCGCTGCCATGGCCGCTCCGGCGGGTCACCGGATTTAATACATTTTGGTATTCACATCATCTATTCATCATTGTGTATGCACTGCTCCTTGTTCACTCCATATTCCTCTTCCTAACTCATGATGCAAGACAAAAAACG ACATGGATGTATATAGCCTTTCCAGTGTTGCTATACTTATGGGAGCGTATTTTTCGAGCGATAAGATCAGGGTTGTACCATGTTGAAACACTTGag GCAAAAACTTATCCTGGAAAAGTTTTGTCACTCAAATTGAGCAAGCCTGAAGATTTTAACTACAGAAGTGGGATGTATATATTCATCCAATGCCCTCAAATTTCTCCATTTGAATG gcACCCTTTTTCCTTGACATCTGCTCCAGAAGATAATTATCTCAATGTGCATATTAGAACTCAAGGGGACTGGAGTTATCAAATGTATAGTCTTTTCCAAGAG GCACTTGCCCCTGTGGGTTCTGGGTTTCCAAAGATTTACATAGATGGACCTTATGGTGCAGCTTCTCAAGATCATATCAAGTATGATGTTATAGTACTCATTGGCCTTGGAATTGGAGCCACTCCTTTCATTAGCATTCTCAAAGATGTTGTTCATGGCCTAACCAAACCTTATATTGATtat GGAGATGGTGGAGAATCAGGCATTACAAATAGAAAGCAGGGCCCATCAAAGGCATACTTATATTGGGTTACTAGAGAACAGAGTTCCTTTGATTGGTTTAGAGATGTCATCAAAGAAGTCTCCTATGCAAACAGAAAGCAG GCTGTAGTAGAGATGCACAATTTCCTTACTAGTGTTTATGAAGATGGAGATGCAAGATCAGCATTGATAAGTGCAATTCAAGCGTTATATCATGCAAAAACCGGCATCGACATTGTCTCCGGGACTCCG GTACGTACACACTTTGCTAGGCCAAACTGGACCAAGGTCTTCTCAAACTTCGCTAGTACACATGAAGGAGCAAGGATAG GAGTTTTCTATTGTGGGCACTTAACTTTAGCAAGGGAATTGGAGAGGTTATGCACAAAGCTCACCACCAAAACCACCACCAGATTTGTATTTCACAAGGAGAATTATTGA
- the LOC122654876 gene encoding wall-associated receptor kinase-like 15 has protein sequence MCSDTCGSIPVKYPFGTGLGCGNPDFGRYIKCKAGKLQFSTSSGAYTVSSIDYQTQTVILSDPLMSTCNSMQNSGSFRLDSSSPFNIVTEDIFVLLGCSTTSPVFDPNEELCDNTGSASRVCKGLYSCKGVSGIGLEPNAPISTCCVYEAPIGLLGSSSYAVLDLPKLQCSSYSCIYGFGEDEMDPKKWNYGISLQFNDSNYQTDASNCKNCEVSGGLCGFNGLDESFACVCRNGVNTTTTCYGQGYTWSGTWRPKIQIKWSLSGIFVVWIAFFYLSIRGYGFS, from the exons ATGTGTAGTGACACATGCGGTTCCATCCCAGTAAAGTATCCTTTCGGCACAGGATTGGGATGTGGGAACCCagattttgggagatacatAAAATGCAAAGCAGGGAAACTCCAATTCTCAACAAGTAGTGGTGCCTACACTGTTTCTTCAATTGATTACCAAACTCAAACTGTTATACTCTCAGATCCCCTCATGTCAACTTGTAATTCGATGCAGAATTCAGGTAGTTTTAGATTGGATTCATCTTCTCCATTCAATATAGTAACAGAGGATATCTTTGTTTTGCTTGGTTGCTCTACAACATCTCCAGTTTTCGATCCAAATGAGGAGTTATGCGACAACACTGGTTCAGCTTCTCGTGTGTGTAAGGGTTTGTATTCTTGCAAAGGTGTTTCAGGAATTGGGTTGGAACCAAATGCTCCAATTTCTACTTGTTGTGTTTATGAAGCACCAATTGGGCTGTTGGGTTCTTCTTCATATGCAGTACTTGATCTTCCTAAGCTTCAATGTTCATCTTATTCATGTATTTATGgctttggggaagatgagatggatccaaagaaatggaattatGGAATTTCTCTTCAGTTTAATGATTCTAATTATCAAACAGATGCTTCTAATTGTAAGAATTGTGAGGTCAGTGGTGGTTTGTGTGGCTTCAATGGCTTGGATGAATCTTTTGCTTGTGTTTGTCGTAATGGTGTCAACACCACCACTACCTGCTATGGACAAG GCTATACATGGAGTGGAACATGGAGACCCAAAATTCAAATCAAATGGAGTCTCTCAG GGATTTTCGTCGTCTGGATTGCATTCTTTTATTTAAGCATCAGAGGATATGGCTTCTCATAA